One window of Ralstonia pickettii DTP0602 genomic DNA carries:
- a CDS encoding heme biosynthesis protein HemY (K02498: hemY; HemY protein): MRLLFWVAVLFGGAVGLALFTQFNHSNVVLFYPPYRVELSLNLALALLLLVFFVVWTVMTTVRHLSDMPRRAAAYRERSRMNKAQAALRESIENLFAGRFARAERCAREAQSWEDQAQTAALIGARAAHRMQETDRRDAWMAQVTDPEREQARLVSMAELLVDARDADGALETIAQLQAQGARQIHVQRIALRAHQHLKNWSEVLRLARSLEKRNSLHPVLALRLKQMAVEAMLEERRHDADALTEFWRSLSADERRATRIAEPAARYFAALGRQNEARRIVEDALKVNWDSRLVLRYADCAVPGHALPQIQQAEKWLASHPADADLYYTLGVLCLGEKLWGKAQSSFERALKYADPDQQRRLRVRTHLALARLFEETERFEEAQRHYRESAMLAA, from the coding sequence ATGCGCCTTCTGTTCTGGGTTGCGGTCCTGTTTGGCGGCGCCGTCGGGCTGGCACTGTTCACGCAGTTCAACCACAGCAATGTGGTGCTGTTCTATCCGCCATATCGCGTCGAGCTGTCGCTGAACCTCGCGCTGGCGTTGCTGCTGCTGGTGTTCTTTGTGGTGTGGACGGTGATGACCACCGTCCGCCACCTGTCTGACATGCCGCGCCGCGCCGCCGCCTACCGCGAGCGCAGCCGCATGAACAAGGCGCAGGCGGCGCTGCGCGAATCGATCGAGAACCTGTTCGCGGGCCGCTTCGCCCGCGCCGAGCGTTGCGCGCGCGAGGCCCAGTCCTGGGAGGACCAGGCCCAGACCGCCGCGCTGATCGGCGCCCGCGCCGCGCACCGGATGCAGGAGACCGACCGGCGCGACGCCTGGATGGCGCAGGTCACGGATCCCGAGCGCGAACAGGCGCGGCTGGTATCGATGGCCGAACTGCTGGTCGATGCCCGCGACGCCGACGGCGCACTGGAAACCATCGCCCAGCTGCAGGCGCAGGGCGCGCGCCAGATCCACGTGCAGCGCATTGCGCTGCGCGCGCACCAGCACCTGAAGAACTGGTCAGAGGTGCTGCGCCTGGCGCGCTCGCTGGAAAAGCGCAATTCGCTGCATCCGGTGCTGGCCCTGCGCCTGAAGCAGATGGCGGTCGAAGCCATGCTCGAAGAGCGCCGCCACGATGCCGACGCGCTGACCGAGTTCTGGCGCTCGCTGTCCGCCGATGAACGCCGCGCCACGCGCATCGCCGAACCCGCGGCGCGCTACTTTGCCGCGCTGGGCCGCCAGAACGAAGCCCGCCGCATTGTCGAGGACGCGCTCAAGGTCAACTGGGACAGCCGCCTGGTGCTGCGCTACGCCGATTGCGCCGTGCCCGGCCACGCGCTGCCGCAGATCCAGCAGGCCGAGAAATGGCTGGCCTCGCATCCCGCCGACGCCGACCTCTACTACACGCTGGGCGTGCTGTGCTTGGGCGAGAAGCTGTGGGGCAAGGCCCAGTCCAGCTTCGAGCGTGCGCTGAAGTATGCCGATCCCGACCAGCAGCGCCGCCTGCGCGTGCGCACCCACCTGGCGCTGGCGCGGCTGTTCGAGGAAACCGAGCGCTTCGAGGAGGCGCAGCGCCACTATCGCGAGAGCGCGATGCTGGCGGCCTGA
- a CDS encoding bifunctional uroporphyrinogen-III synthetase/uroporphyrin-III C-methyltransferase (K13543: hemDX; uroporphyrinogen III methyltransferase / synthase [EC:2.1.1.107 4.2.1.75]): protein MPSPTVVVTRPAGQSRQLTEALQAAGLDVLSFPLLAIGPAADDVPLRAVLARLPEFALVVFVSPNAIAYALDALAAVHGAAVAQWPVQVPVAVVGPASVAALADRGIAPPAFHVIAPAGAAANGNGTDDGSHDADTPRFDSEALWAQLDPAALAGKQVLIIRGNGGRDWLGDRLREAGARVEAVEAYRRTLPEPTAMQWQAVRDSLRPGAPPYAWLLTSSEAVRNLDALARLHLSAEEAADLRQVQCIAPHARIAEQAQSLGFTHIQRAAPGDAGLLAACLQWADAHAGPAPAGTPAKAVPAPVMAGTPPPPVPAASPAPAAVPTAVPATSTKVERVTQETTSSSATPPPTAASAPAPGPGNPAVNGAPGSASRRPAALWALVALLVVATAGGFWWLQQRVDHLTGELARRQQSNDALVQESRVLTRNAQDTVKELQAKVGALESQVGETRDKQVALEQVYQDLMRNRDDWEIAEIQQLLTNAGQQLQLTGNVQVALAALQSADTRLARTDKPQYNLLRRAIARDIARMKAVPDTDLTGAAIKLDEAINQVDVLPLLSSERMLERSEADARKDAARSGAAGASAPAANGNAATGGWFTRVWDYLREELAQVIRIRKVDDAEALLLSGDQGWFLRENVKLRLLNARLALLSRNEPVFRNDLAAAQAMIGRYFDTKSRRVQGVLTLLKQAQAGAVTVQLPTMSESLGALQALKKE, encoded by the coding sequence ATGCCCAGCCCGACCGTCGTTGTGACACGACCCGCCGGGCAGTCCCGGCAACTGACCGAGGCGCTGCAGGCCGCGGGTCTCGACGTACTCAGCTTTCCCTTGCTGGCAATCGGCCCCGCCGCCGACGACGTGCCGCTGCGCGCGGTGCTGGCGCGGCTGCCCGAGTTTGCGCTGGTGGTCTTCGTCAGCCCCAATGCGATTGCCTATGCGCTCGATGCGCTGGCGGCCGTGCACGGTGCGGCCGTGGCCCAATGGCCGGTGCAGGTGCCCGTGGCCGTGGTCGGCCCCGCCAGCGTGGCCGCACTGGCCGACCGCGGGATCGCGCCGCCAGCCTTCCACGTGATCGCGCCGGCCGGCGCTGCCGCCAACGGCAACGGTACCGACGACGGCAGCCACGATGCCGACACGCCGCGCTTCGATTCCGAAGCCCTGTGGGCACAGCTCGATCCCGCCGCACTCGCGGGCAAGCAGGTGCTGATCATCCGCGGCAACGGCGGGCGCGACTGGCTCGGCGACCGGCTGCGTGAAGCCGGTGCGCGGGTCGAGGCGGTCGAGGCCTACCGCCGCACGCTGCCCGAGCCCACCGCGATGCAATGGCAGGCCGTGCGCGACAGCCTGCGCCCCGGTGCGCCGCCCTATGCCTGGCTGCTGACCAGCTCCGAAGCGGTGCGCAACCTCGATGCGCTGGCGCGGCTACACCTGTCTGCGGAGGAAGCCGCTGACCTGCGGCAGGTGCAGTGCATCGCGCCGCATGCGAGAATCGCCGAACAGGCGCAGTCGCTGGGCTTTACTCATATCCAGCGTGCCGCGCCCGGCGATGCCGGCCTGTTGGCGGCGTGCCTGCAGTGGGCCGATGCCCATGCCGGCCCGGCACCGGCCGGCACGCCTGCCAAAGCCGTGCCGGCCCCAGTCATGGCCGGCACGCCACCGCCACCCGTACCGGCCGCCTCCCCGGCGCCCGCCGCAGTACCCACAGCAGTCCCTGCAACGTCAACGAAGGTCGAACGCGTGACGCAAGAAACCACGTCCTCCTCCGCTACGCCGCCGCCCACCGCGGCCTCCGCGCCCGCACCGGGCCCAGGCAATCCCGCCGTAAACGGTGCCCCCGGTTCCGCTTCGCGCCGTCCCGCCGCGCTGTGGGCGCTGGTCGCCCTGCTGGTGGTGGCCACCGCTGGCGGCTTCTGGTGGCTGCAGCAGCGCGTGGACCACCTGACCGGCGAGCTGGCCCGCCGCCAGCAGAGCAACGATGCGCTGGTGCAGGAATCGCGCGTGCTGACGCGCAACGCACAGGACACCGTCAAGGAACTGCAGGCCAAGGTCGGCGCGCTGGAAAGCCAGGTCGGTGAGACCCGCGACAAGCAGGTGGCGCTCGAGCAGGTCTACCAGGACCTGATGCGCAACCGCGATGACTGGGAAATCGCTGAGATCCAGCAACTGCTGACCAATGCCGGCCAGCAGCTGCAACTGACCGGCAACGTGCAGGTCGCGCTGGCCGCGCTGCAAAGCGCCGACACCCGCCTGGCGCGCACCGACAAGCCGCAATACAACCTGCTGCGCCGTGCGATCGCGCGCGATATCGCGCGCATGAAGGCCGTGCCCGACACCGACCTGACCGGCGCCGCGATCAAGCTGGACGAGGCCATCAACCAGGTCGACGTGCTGCCGCTGCTGTCCAGCGAGCGCATGCTCGAGCGTAGCGAAGCCGACGCCCGCAAGGATGCCGCGCGCAGCGGCGCGGCCGGGGCCAGCGCGCCGGCCGCCAATGGCAACGCCGCCACCGGCGGCTGGTTCACGCGCGTGTGGGACTACCTGCGCGAAGAACTGGCGCAAGTGATCCGCATCCGCAAGGTCGACGACGCGGAAGCGCTGTTGCTTTCCGGCGACCAGGGCTGGTTCCTGCGCGAGAACGTCAAGCTGCGCCTGCTCAATGCGCGCCTGGCGCTGCTGTCGCGCAACGAGCCGGTGTTCCGCAATGACCTGGCGGCGGCGCAGGCCATGATCGGCCGCTATTTCGATACCAAGTCGCGCCGCGTGCAGGGCGTGCTGACCCTGCTCAAGCAGGCGCAGGCGGGCGCGGTCACGGTGCAGCTGCCGACCATGTCCGAAAGCCTGGGCGCGCTGCAGGCCCTGAAGAAGGAGTAA
- a CDS encoding porphobilinogen deaminase (K01749: hemC, HMBS; hydroxymethylbilane synthase [EC:2.5.1.61]), translating to MQAPAILSATSSSTAVVSRNLPQTLVIASRESRLAMWQAEHVRVALQQYYPACDVSILGMTTRGDQILDRTLSKVGGKGLFVKELEFAMDEGRADLAVHSLKDVPMELPAGFALTAVMEREDPRDALVSSTYASLDEMPAGTVVGTSSLRREAALRSRYPQLVIKPLRGNLDTRLGKLDRGEYGAIILAAAGLKRLGLGERIRALIPIEASLPAAGQGALGIEILANRPELAEWLAPLNHQPTLLAVTAERAVSRMLGGSCQVPLAAHARWEGDQLKLDAFVALPDGSRAIRASASGPAADAAAAEALGQACARELVAQGAEAILAALADPSGSQAPA from the coding sequence ATGCAAGCACCCGCAATCTTGTCTGCCACCTCTTCCTCTACCGCTGTCGTGTCTCGCAATCTTCCGCAAACGCTCGTCATCGCCTCCCGAGAGAGCCGCCTGGCCATGTGGCAGGCCGAACATGTGCGTGTTGCGTTGCAACAATACTATCCCGCGTGCGACGTGTCCATTCTTGGCATGACCACGCGCGGAGACCAGATTCTAGACCGTACGCTGTCCAAAGTCGGCGGCAAGGGTCTGTTTGTCAAAGAACTGGAGTTCGCGATGGACGAAGGCCGCGCGGACCTGGCGGTGCATTCGCTCAAGGATGTGCCGATGGAGTTGCCCGCCGGCTTCGCCCTGACCGCGGTGATGGAGCGCGAAGACCCGCGCGATGCGCTGGTGTCTTCCACTTACGCCTCGCTGGACGAGATGCCGGCCGGCACCGTGGTCGGCACCTCCAGCTTGCGCCGTGAGGCGGCGCTGCGCAGCCGCTACCCGCAGCTGGTGATCAAGCCGCTGCGCGGCAACCTGGATACCCGGCTCGGCAAGCTCGACCGCGGCGAGTACGGCGCCATCATCCTGGCTGCCGCCGGGCTCAAGCGCCTGGGCCTGGGCGAGCGCATCCGCGCGCTGATCCCGATCGAGGCGTCGCTGCCCGCCGCGGGGCAGGGCGCGCTTGGCATCGAGATTCTGGCCAACCGTCCCGAACTGGCCGAATGGCTGGCGCCGCTGAACCACCAGCCGACCCTGCTGGCCGTGACCGCCGAGCGCGCCGTGTCGCGCATGCTGGGCGGCTCGTGCCAGGTGCCGCTGGCCGCCCACGCCCGCTGGGAGGGTGACCAGCTGAAGCTGGACGCCTTTGTGGCGCTGCCCGACGGCTCCCGCGCCATCCGTGCCTCGGCTTCCGGGCCCGCCGCGGACGCGGCCGCTGCCGAAGCGCTCGGCCAGGCGTGCGCGCGCGAACTGGTCGCGCAGGGGGCCGAGGCCATCCTCGCGGCGCTTGCCGATCCCTCCGGCTCCCAAGCTCCTGCCTGA